Proteins from a single region of Cupriavidus sp. MP-37:
- a CDS encoding OPT/YSL family transporter, with protein sequence MTMPTQLNAPIAAQPATRTRFMEPLLLLVSVGLSVFGAMIGMQLIVSLGISANTSIIGALIAIVFSRIPLEVTRRFRVLERQNLVQTAISSATFGAANSLMIPIGVPYAMGMPELATPMLIGAVIAMFVDGAMLYFLFGSKIFPATGTWPAGIATAEAIWAGDRGGRKAAFLGLGIAVGVGGAWLGVPMSAFGAAFLGNLAALTMFGIGLLVRGYSVALTGIDIAKAYIPHGLMIGAGIVALFQVAHEIRRARHAPAADARTIEVPAARASRILSGGFLIYLAIALLISVLAGHISDMSLGMLVLFVLYAAFAAYVHELIVGIAAMHSGWFPAFAVALITLTIGILIGFPPTALAVLVGFSAATGPAFADMGYDLKTGYLLRGEGRDMEAELAGRKQQFLAAMIGFAVAAVVVLVFHGSFFAQGLIPPVDRVYAASIKAGSSAEIARNLMIWAVPGALLQWLGGSKRQLGILLSTGMLIASPLAGWAVLAGLAIRFVLQRLRGDRHVAEMSAFAGGVIAGDALFSFFGSVTKLKK encoded by the coding sequence ATGACCATGCCAACACAACTGAACGCGCCGATCGCGGCGCAGCCCGCGACGCGGACGCGCTTCATGGAGCCCTTGCTGCTGCTGGTCTCCGTGGGGCTGTCGGTCTTCGGCGCCATGATCGGCATGCAGCTGATCGTGTCGCTGGGGATCTCGGCCAATACCTCGATCATCGGCGCGCTGATCGCGATCGTGTTCTCGCGCATCCCGCTCGAGGTCACGCGGCGCTTCCGCGTGCTGGAGCGGCAGAACCTGGTGCAGACCGCGATCTCGTCGGCCACCTTCGGCGCCGCCAACTCGCTGATGATCCCGATCGGCGTGCCGTACGCGATGGGCATGCCCGAGCTGGCCACGCCGATGCTGATCGGCGCGGTGATCGCCATGTTCGTCGACGGCGCGATGCTGTACTTCCTGTTCGGCAGCAAGATCTTTCCGGCCACCGGCACCTGGCCGGCCGGCATTGCCACCGCCGAAGCCATCTGGGCCGGCGACCGCGGCGGGCGCAAGGCAGCGTTCCTGGGGCTGGGCATCGCCGTGGGCGTCGGTGGTGCATGGCTGGGCGTGCCGATGTCCGCGTTCGGCGCGGCCTTCCTGGGCAACCTGGCGGCGCTGACCATGTTCGGCATCGGCCTGCTGGTGCGCGGCTATTCGGTGGCGTTGACCGGCATCGATATCGCCAAGGCGTATATCCCGCACGGGCTGATGATCGGCGCGGGCATCGTCGCGCTGTTCCAGGTCGCGCATGAAATCCGCCGCGCGCGCCACGCCCCGGCGGCCGATGCGCGCACCATCGAAGTCCCGGCCGCGCGCGCCAGCCGCATCCTGTCGGGCGGCTTCCTGATCTACCTGGCGATCGCACTGCTGATCTCCGTGCTGGCCGGGCATATCTCGGACATGTCGCTGGGCATGCTGGTGCTCTTCGTGCTGTACGCGGCCTTTGCCGCCTACGTGCACGAGCTGATCGTCGGCATCGCGGCGATGCACTCGGGCTGGTTCCCGGCCTTCGCGGTGGCGCTGATCACGCTGACCATCGGCATCCTGATCGGCTTTCCGCCAACGGCGCTGGCGGTGCTGGTGGGCTTCTCGGCCGCCACCGGTCCGGCCTTTGCCGACATGGGCTACGACCTCAAGACCGGCTACCTGCTGCGCGGCGAAGGGCGCGACATGGAGGCCGAGCTGGCCGGGCGCAAGCAGCAGTTCCTCGCCGCGATGATCGGCTTCGCGGTGGCGGCGGTGGTGGTGCTGGTGTTCCACGGCAGCTTCTTCGCGCAGGGCCTGATCCCGCCGGTGGACCGCGTCTACGCGGCCTCGATCAAGGCGGGCTCGTCGGCCGAGATCGCCCGCAACCTGATGATCTGGGCCGTTCCCGGCGCGCTGCTGCAGTGGCTCGGCGGCTCCAAGCGCCAGCTCGGCATCCTGCTGTCGACCGGCATGCTGATCGCCTCGCCGCTGGCCGGCTGGGCGGTGCTGGCAGGCCTGGCGATCCGCTTCGTGCTGCAGCGCCTGCGCGGCGACAGGCATGTGGCCGAGATGAGCGCCTTTGCCGGCGGCGTGATCGCGGGCGACGCCCTGTTCAGCTTCTTCGGTTCGGTCACCAAGCTGAAGAAGTAA
- a CDS encoding DedA family protein/thiosulfate sulfurtransferase GlpE: MGELQALLENHGLMLVFLNVLVEQAGLPVPAYPMLFVAGALGVQETGPSIGAVLAAVIVACLIADTGWYFAGRRLGQPMLRTICKVSISPDSCIRQTQSLYLRVGPRSLVVAKLLPGAGALSTAMAGMTGTPLPLFLFYDALGALVWAGSGLLIGVVFSDFIDAILEGFSTYGHMALAAVVGAFLVFLAWRSWRRLRLLRITKRVPRMSVDELESRRLAGTLPVVIDVRAHGDLPMERIPGSMVLDMQGALDSLDALGVAPAEADIVVYCACPNEMSAALLAERLRVAGYPRTWALAGGFDEWKRRHGETVPPAVTHPAPGQATAR; the protein is encoded by the coding sequence GTGGGAGAGTTACAGGCCTTGCTGGAAAACCACGGGCTGATGCTGGTGTTCCTGAACGTACTGGTCGAGCAGGCCGGCCTGCCGGTGCCGGCCTATCCGATGCTGTTCGTCGCCGGCGCGCTGGGCGTGCAGGAGACCGGCCCATCGATCGGTGCGGTGCTGGCTGCGGTCATCGTGGCCTGCCTGATTGCCGATACCGGCTGGTACTTCGCCGGGCGCCGGCTCGGCCAGCCGATGCTGCGCACCATCTGCAAGGTTTCGATCTCGCCCGATTCCTGCATCCGCCAGACCCAGTCGCTGTACCTGCGCGTGGGCCCGCGCTCGCTGGTGGTCGCCAAGCTGCTGCCCGGTGCCGGCGCCTTGTCGACCGCGATGGCCGGCATGACCGGCACGCCCCTGCCGCTGTTCCTGTTCTACGACGCGCTCGGCGCGCTGGTGTGGGCCGGCAGCGGCCTGTTGATCGGCGTGGTGTTCAGCGACTTTATCGATGCCATCCTGGAGGGCTTCAGCACCTACGGCCATATGGCGCTGGCGGCGGTGGTGGGCGCCTTCCTGGTGTTCCTGGCATGGCGCTCGTGGCGCCGCCTGCGGCTGCTGCGCATTACGAAACGCGTGCCGCGCATGAGCGTGGATGAGCTCGAATCGCGCCGGCTGGCCGGCACGCTGCCGGTCGTGATCGATGTGCGCGCCCATGGCGACCTGCCGATGGAGCGCATTCCCGGCTCGATGGTGCTCGACATGCAGGGCGCGCTCGACAGCCTCGACGCGCTCGGCGTGGCACCCGCCGAGGCCGACATCGTGGTCTATTGCGCCTGTCCGAACGAGATGTCCGCGGCGCTGCTGGCCGAACGGCTGCGCGTGGCCGGCTATCCCCGGACCTGGGCGCTGGCCGGCGGCTTCGACGAATGGAAGCGGCGGCACGGCGAAACCGTGCCGCCTGCCGTCACCCATCCCGCGCCGGGCCAGGCGACGGCGCGCTGA
- a CDS encoding porin — MSQPLRHAARLALPMLLALPAAAMAQSGVTLYGVIDTALTYQTHSNPAGDAQIGLQQGGEGFLSGSRFGLKGVEDLGGGVKAGFVLENGLLADTGRLDQQGQLFGRQAYVKIGNQWGELALGRQYTTANTMLYYVDPLGVGAAPSNAWMVYLTGQRYDNAVSYTGNFGPVSVIAEYALGETAGNTRAMSSMSFGVKYAAGPITAVGDFQQTRDSQSRNANLYLAGLKAAVGRASLFANYIHSDRDAGFDASKGGTDTATITSMSTAATPTNRAAISSVFGGSRHDDFFTLGASYALTGNVTLTGSVMHNRTRADNFSGNRTTAYAVAGYAFSKRTDAYLALAYDRVHGDWSGLFGNNTTSWTGGSGTPLDGRDTQTTVMVGLRHQF, encoded by the coding sequence ATGAGCCAACCCCTTCGCCACGCCGCGCGCCTGGCCTTGCCGATGCTGCTGGCGCTGCCGGCCGCCGCGATGGCGCAATCCGGCGTCACGCTGTACGGCGTCATCGATACCGCGCTGACCTACCAGACCCACTCGAACCCCGCGGGGGATGCGCAGATCGGCCTGCAGCAAGGCGGCGAAGGCTTCCTCTCGGGCAGCCGCTTCGGCCTGAAGGGCGTCGAGGACCTGGGCGGCGGCGTGAAGGCCGGCTTCGTGCTGGAAAACGGGCTGCTGGCCGATACCGGCCGGCTCGACCAGCAAGGTCAGCTGTTCGGGCGCCAGGCCTACGTGAAGATCGGCAACCAGTGGGGCGAGCTGGCGCTGGGCCGGCAATACACCACCGCCAACACCATGCTGTATTACGTCGATCCGCTCGGCGTGGGCGCGGCGCCGTCGAATGCGTGGATGGTCTACCTGACCGGCCAGCGCTACGACAACGCCGTCAGCTATACCGGCAATTTCGGCCCGGTGTCGGTGATCGCCGAATACGCGCTGGGCGAGACCGCGGGCAACACCCGCGCGATGTCGTCGATGTCGTTCGGCGTCAAGTACGCCGCCGGACCGATCACCGCCGTCGGCGACTTCCAGCAGACCCGCGACAGCCAGAGCCGCAACGCCAACCTCTACCTGGCCGGCCTGAAGGCCGCCGTCGGCCGCGCCAGCCTGTTCGCCAACTACATCCACAGCGACCGCGACGCGGGCTTCGACGCGTCCAAGGGCGGCACCGATACGGCCACCATCACCAGCATGTCGACCGCGGCCACGCCGACCAACCGTGCGGCGATCAGCTCGGTGTTCGGCGGCAGCCGCCACGACGACTTCTTCACGCTGGGCGCGAGCTACGCCTTGACCGGCAACGTCACCCTGACCGGCAGCGTGATGCACAACCGCACCCGTGCCGACAACTTCAGCGGCAACCGCACCACCGCGTATGCGGTGGCCGGCTACGCCTTCAGCAAGCGCACCGACGCCTACCTGGCGCTGGCCTACGACCGCGTCCACGGTGACTGGTCGGGCCTGTTCGGCAACAACACCACCAGCTGGACCGGCGGCAGCGGCACGCCGCTGGACGGGCGCGACACGCAGACCACGGTGATGGTCGGCCTGCGCCACCAGTTCTGA
- a CDS encoding IclR family transcriptional regulator produces MLKTLDGALALLTHFTVRQPSWGVRDLARHSGVHHAVVHRVLATFAANGFLVQDAQGRYALGLRWFELGQVTRKTFAPAEVVQPALEALARQCGETVFLSWLDGDHGLCTDIAHSQHQLRFSIEVGQRFALDAGAHAKAMLAFQPEALRRRLGGDAPGLEARLAQIRADGWAYTCEESAATVAGLALPLFHRDSQAVVGSLAIAGPLQRLTPDAAPRWLQALRAARGTIGPVAGFMR; encoded by the coding sequence ATGCTCAAGACCCTGGACGGCGCGCTGGCGCTGTTGACCCACTTCACCGTGCGCCAGCCCAGCTGGGGTGTGCGCGATCTGGCGCGCCACAGCGGCGTGCACCATGCGGTGGTGCACCGCGTGCTGGCGACCTTTGCCGCCAACGGCTTCCTGGTGCAGGACGCGCAGGGACGCTACGCGCTGGGGCTGCGCTGGTTCGAGCTGGGACAGGTCACGCGCAAGACGTTTGCGCCGGCCGAGGTGGTGCAGCCCGCGCTCGAGGCGCTGGCGCGGCAATGCGGTGAAACCGTGTTCCTGTCGTGGCTGGACGGTGACCACGGCCTGTGCACGGATATCGCGCACAGCCAGCACCAGTTGCGCTTTTCGATCGAGGTGGGACAACGCTTCGCCCTCGACGCCGGCGCCCATGCCAAGGCCATGCTGGCGTTCCAGCCGGAGGCGTTGCGGCGCCGGCTCGGCGGCGACGCACCCGGGCTGGAAGCGCGGCTGGCGCAGATCCGCGCCGACGGCTGGGCCTACACCTGCGAGGAATCCGCCGCCACGGTGGCCGGGCTGGCGCTGCCGCTGTTCCACCGCGACAGCCAGGCGGTGGTGGGGTCGCTCGCCATCGCCGGTCCGCTGCAGCGGCTGACGCCCGACGCGGCGCCGCGCTGGCTGCAGGCACTGCGCGCGGCGCGCGGCACCATCGGCCCGGTGGCCGGTTTCATGCGCTGA
- a CDS encoding DUF1177 domain-containing protein, translating into MALQQTLVIHEALDSPHANGAVVSELFAPYAEAGVSVQVTTVNNAPPENTANTTDFITILIPGSAGKRGGGTAPTLGVIGRNGAIGARPELVGLVSDADGPIGCLAVALKLAQMKARGDHVPGDVIVTTHLSTNVSMVPHDPVPFMGMPVSSDTMNDYQVLPEMDAILSIDASKGNSIVKHRGFAISPTAMQGYILRVAPDLVATMESTTGCPAVTFPISLQDITPYHNGLYHFNSIMQPHVATQAPVVGVAVTAQSVVSGSATSANHEIDIAEAVRFCVEVSKRFGAGKCQFFNAAEWEKIRAIYPDLSVFQTAGQR; encoded by the coding sequence ATGGCCCTGCAGCAGACGCTGGTCATTCACGAAGCCCTGGACAGCCCGCACGCCAACGGCGCGGTCGTCAGCGAACTGTTTGCGCCGTACGCCGAGGCCGGCGTGTCGGTGCAAGTCACCACGGTCAACAACGCGCCGCCGGAAAACACGGCCAACACCACCGACTTCATCACCATCTTGATCCCGGGCAGCGCCGGCAAGCGCGGCGGCGGCACGGCGCCGACGCTGGGCGTGATCGGCCGCAACGGCGCCATCGGCGCACGTCCGGAACTGGTGGGGCTGGTGTCCGATGCCGATGGCCCGATCGGCTGCCTGGCGGTGGCGCTGAAGCTGGCGCAGATGAAGGCGCGTGGCGACCACGTGCCGGGCGACGTGATCGTGACCACGCACCTGTCGACCAATGTCTCGATGGTGCCGCACGACCCGGTGCCGTTCATGGGCATGCCGGTGTCGTCCGACACCATGAACGACTACCAGGTGCTACCGGAAATGGATGCGATCCTGTCGATCGATGCGTCCAAGGGCAACAGCATCGTCAAGCACCGCGGCTTCGCGATCTCGCCGACGGCGATGCAGGGCTATATCCTGCGCGTGGCGCCGGACCTGGTGGCGACGATGGAGTCCACCACCGGCTGCCCGGCGGTGACCTTCCCGATCTCGCTGCAGGACATCACGCCGTACCACAACGGCCTGTACCACTTCAACAGCATCATGCAGCCGCACGTGGCCACGCAGGCGCCGGTGGTCGGCGTGGCGGTGACGGCGCAGTCGGTGGTGTCGGGCAGCGCGACCTCGGCCAACCATGAGATCGATATCGCCGAGGCGGTGCGCTTCTGCGTGGAAGTGTCCAAGCGCTTCGGCGCCGGCAAGTGCCAGTTCTTCAACGCCGCCGAGTGGGAGAAGATCCGCGCGATCTACCCGGACCTGTCGGTGTTCCAGACCGCCGGCCAGCGCTGA
- the pepE gene encoding dipeptidase PepE produces MTQRILLMSSSRKDNLGYLEHAGEQIHTLLQHEPRKVLFVPFAGVTFSFDNYEGMVKPVFEKLGYALESIHHSADPLRAVKEADAIAIGGGNTFALLKRLYDAGIVEAIRAKVRAGTPYVGWSAGSNVACPTIRTTNDMPIVQPPSLRALGLVPFQINPHFISGKPAGHNGESREERLAEFLHINAPEQVFALPEGSALYADGSTGTVLGERHALWFPAEGKVETIREGEPFALSQITGPAGMEQWPGFAA; encoded by the coding sequence ATGACCCAACGCATCCTCCTGATGAGCAGCTCGCGCAAGGACAACCTCGGCTACCTCGAGCACGCCGGCGAGCAGATCCACACGCTGCTGCAGCATGAGCCGCGCAAGGTGCTGTTCGTGCCGTTTGCCGGTGTGACCTTCAGCTTCGACAACTACGAGGGCATGGTCAAGCCGGTGTTCGAGAAGCTCGGCTACGCGCTCGAGTCGATCCACCACAGCGCCGATCCGCTGCGCGCGGTGAAGGAAGCCGATGCCATCGCCATCGGCGGCGGCAACACCTTCGCGCTGCTCAAGCGCCTCTACGACGCCGGCATCGTCGAAGCGATCCGCGCCAAGGTGCGCGCCGGCACGCCGTACGTGGGCTGGAGCGCCGGCAGCAACGTCGCCTGCCCGACCATCCGCACCACCAACGACATGCCGATCGTGCAGCCGCCGTCGCTGCGCGCGCTGGGCCTGGTGCCGTTCCAGATCAACCCGCACTTCATCAGCGGCAAGCCCGCCGGGCACAACGGCGAAAGCCGCGAAGAGCGGCTCGCCGAGTTCCTGCACATCAACGCGCCGGAACAGGTGTTTGCGTTGCCGGAGGGGTCGGCGCTGTATGCGGATGGCAGCACCGGCACCGTGCTGGGCGAACGGCATGCGCTGTGGTTCCCGGCGGAAGGCAAGGTCGAGACGATTCGCGAGGGCGAGCCGTTCGCGCTGTCGCAGATCACAGGGCCGGCCGGGATGGAGCAGTGGCCGGGCTTTGCGGCTTGA
- a CDS encoding aminotransferase class V-fold PLP-dependent enzyme has protein sequence MDIQAIRADTPLTASTIYLDTAAASIPPDAVLDTVRSYLLDTGHVGIYLPAFRKQTYARVEAVRATLAGWLNCAADELAFTKNATESISIAARGIAWQAGDEVLVADTEMLSNLLPWHRLAQSHGIVVKMVAANAEGLLSAEAFEDAITPRTRLLTFSHLPNSTGAVQPAAQICAVARRHGVLSLVNGAQSVGMLRSDVAELGCDFLAGCGRKALRATEGSGFLYVRRELIAQVEPMLVGWWNGAYDRATGALSLVPGAKRFEAGCPIVPAILGLGTAIDYAAAIGIDAIEARVRDLTEYAVAKFSSIPGFELYGPADVAHRIGIVPFNVRGVDPARIVAALEAQQCIIEAGNFMADAILARYGVSTMARVSLHYFNTHDEIDRVAALVRAAIA, from the coding sequence ATGGATATCCAGGCAATCCGCGCCGACACCCCGCTGACGGCGTCCACCATTTATCTCGACACCGCCGCGGCCTCGATCCCGCCCGATGCCGTACTCGACACCGTGCGCAGCTACCTGCTCGACACCGGCCACGTCGGCATCTACCTGCCGGCATTCCGCAAGCAGACCTATGCGCGCGTGGAAGCCGTGCGCGCCACGCTGGCCGGCTGGCTGAACTGCGCGGCCGACGAGCTGGCCTTCACCAAGAACGCCACCGAAAGCATCTCGATCGCCGCGCGCGGCATCGCCTGGCAAGCCGGCGATGAAGTACTGGTGGCCGACACCGAGATGCTGAGCAACCTGCTGCCGTGGCACCGGCTGGCGCAATCGCACGGCATCGTGGTGAAGATGGTGGCGGCCAATGCCGAAGGGCTGCTGAGCGCCGAGGCCTTCGAGGACGCGATCACCCCGCGCACGCGCCTGCTGACCTTCTCGCACCTGCCCAATTCCACCGGCGCGGTGCAGCCCGCGGCGCAGATCTGCGCGGTCGCGCGCAGGCACGGCGTGCTGTCGCTGGTCAACGGCGCGCAGAGCGTGGGCATGCTGCGCTCGGACGTGGCCGAACTCGGCTGCGATTTCCTCGCCGGCTGCGGCCGCAAGGCGCTGCGCGCGACCGAAGGCTCCGGCTTCCTGTACGTGCGTCGCGAACTGATCGCGCAGGTCGAACCGATGCTGGTGGGCTGGTGGAACGGCGCCTATGACCGCGCCACCGGCGCGCTCTCGCTGGTGCCGGGCGCGAAGCGCTTTGAAGCGGGGTGCCCGATCGTGCCGGCGATCCTGGGCCTGGGCACCGCCATCGACTACGCCGCCGCAATCGGCATCGACGCCATCGAAGCGCGCGTGCGCGACCTGACCGAGTACGCGGTGGCGAAGTTCTCGTCGATCCCCGGCTTCGAGCTGTACGGCCCCGCCGACGTGGCGCACCGCATCGGCATCGTGCCATTCAACGTGCGCGGCGTCGACCCGGCCCGCATCGTCGCCGCGCTGGAAGCGCAGCAATGCATCATCGAGGCCGGCAACTTCATGGCCGACGCCATCCTGGCGCGCTACGGCGTGTCGACCATGGCGCGCGTGTCGCTGCACTACTTCAACACACATGACGAGATCGACCGCGTCGCCGCGCTGGTGCGCGCGGCAATCGCCTGA
- a CDS encoding aldehyde dehydrogenase (NADP(+)) — MQITGDMLIGAQAVRGTEATLQAINPATGAAIGPDFHGGGEAEVERACALAEAAFDTYRNTTPEQRAAFLEAIAAGIEALGDTLVERAHLESALPIARLQGERGRTAGQLRLFATVLREGRWQQATFDPALPERNPPRPDLRMQRIAIGPVAVFGASNFPLAFSVAGGDTAAALAAGCPVVVKAHPAHLGTSELVGRVIQQAVRDAGLPEGVFSLLVGAGNAIGTALVSHPAIQAVGFTGSRAGGLALMRAANARPQPIPVYAEMSSINPVFLLPAALDARGEEIGRQLVDSLVLGVGQFCTNPGLVIGIEGPALDKFRAAALGALQGKPAATMLTPGIHAAYQQGVAQLSSLDGLQRIGNGVDASGANQARPEMFETTAAQFLADHRMQAEVFGPSTVLVVCRDLEEMLAVARQLEGQLTATMQLDDADHAAAQRLLPVLERKAGRVLCNGYPTGVEVAYAMVHGGPFPATSDARTTSVGATAIDRFLRPVCYQNLPQGLLPAALRK, encoded by the coding sequence ATGCAAATCACCGGCGACATGCTGATCGGCGCGCAAGCCGTGCGCGGCACCGAAGCGACGCTGCAGGCGATCAATCCCGCCACCGGCGCCGCCATCGGCCCTGACTTCCACGGCGGCGGCGAGGCCGAGGTCGAGCGTGCCTGCGCGCTGGCCGAAGCCGCCTTCGACACTTACCGCAATACCACGCCCGAACAGCGCGCGGCCTTCCTCGAGGCCATCGCCGCGGGCATCGAGGCGCTCGGCGACACGCTGGTCGAACGCGCCCACCTGGAGAGCGCGCTGCCGATCGCGCGCCTGCAGGGCGAGCGCGGTCGCACCGCCGGCCAGCTGCGCCTGTTCGCCACCGTGCTGCGCGAGGGCCGCTGGCAGCAAGCCACCTTCGACCCCGCGCTGCCCGAGCGCAACCCGCCGCGCCCGGACCTGCGCATGCAGCGTATCGCCATCGGCCCGGTTGCCGTGTTCGGCGCCAGCAACTTCCCGCTGGCCTTCTCCGTAGCGGGCGGCGACACCGCCGCAGCGCTGGCGGCGGGCTGCCCAGTCGTGGTCAAGGCGCACCCGGCGCACCTGGGCACCTCCGAGCTGGTCGGGCGCGTGATCCAGCAGGCGGTGCGCGACGCCGGCCTGCCGGAAGGCGTGTTCTCGCTGCTGGTGGGCGCGGGCAATGCCATCGGCACGGCGCTGGTGTCGCATCCGGCGATCCAGGCGGTGGGCTTCACCGGCTCGCGCGCCGGCGGCCTGGCGCTGATGCGCGCCGCCAACGCGCGGCCACAGCCGATCCCGGTGTACGCCGAGATGAGCAGCATCAACCCGGTGTTCCTGCTGCCCGCCGCGCTCGACGCACGCGGCGAAGAGATCGGCCGCCAGCTGGTCGATTCGCTGGTGCTCGGCGTCGGCCAGTTCTGCACCAACCCCGGACTGGTGATCGGCATCGAAGGCCCCGCGCTCGACAAGTTCCGCGCGGCGGCGCTGGGCGCGCTGCAAGGCAAGCCGGCGGCAACGATGCTGACGCCCGGCATCCATGCCGCCTACCAGCAGGGCGTGGCACAGCTGTCATCGCTCGACGGGCTGCAGCGCATCGGCAACGGCGTGGACGCCAGCGGCGCCAACCAGGCCCGGCCGGAAATGTTCGAAACCACCGCCGCGCAGTTCCTGGCCGACCACCGCATGCAGGCCGAGGTGTTCGGGCCGTCGACGGTGCTGGTGGTATGCCGCGATCTGGAAGAGATGCTGGCCGTGGCGCGCCAGCTCGAAGGCCAGCTGACGGCGACGATGCAGCTCGACGACGCCGACCACGCCGCGGCGCAGCGCCTGCTGCCGGTGCTGGAGCGCAAGGCCGGACGCGTGCTGTGCAACGGCTATCCCACCGGCGTCGAGGTGGCGTACGCGATGGTGCATGGCGGGCCGTTCCCGGCGACTTCGGATGCGCGTACCACTTCGGTGGGTGCGACGGCGATCGATCGCTTCCTGCGCCCGGTTTGCTACCAGAACCTGCCGCAGGGGCTGCTGCCGGCAGCGCTGCGGAAATAA
- the kdgD gene encoding 5-dehydro-4-deoxyglucarate dehydratase produces the protein MLAPNELKQIVSEGLLSFPITDFDARGDFAPKSYAARLEWLAPYGATALFAAGGTGEFFSLTPQDYSAVVDTAVRTCAGKVPILAGAGGPTRTAIAYAQEAQRLGAAGVLLLPHYLTEASQDGIAAHVEEVCKAVDIGVIVYNRANSRLNADQLARLAGRCPNLIGFKDGVGDIEAMVSIRRKLGDRFSYLGGLPTAEVYAAAYKALGVPVYSSAVFNFIPKTAMDFYRAIAADDHDTVGRLIDDFFLPYLAIRNRKAGYAVSIVKAGARLVGRDGGPVRAPLTDLTGEEMEMLGALINKLGPQ, from the coding sequence ATGCTCGCACCCAACGAACTCAAGCAAATCGTCTCCGAAGGCCTGCTGTCCTTCCCCATCACCGATTTCGACGCCCGGGGCGACTTCGCGCCGAAGTCCTACGCCGCCCGCCTCGAGTGGCTGGCCCCTTACGGCGCCACCGCGCTGTTCGCGGCCGGCGGCACGGGCGAGTTCTTCTCGCTGACGCCGCAGGATTACTCGGCCGTGGTCGACACCGCGGTGCGCACCTGCGCCGGCAAGGTGCCGATCCTGGCCGGTGCCGGCGGCCCGACCCGCACCGCCATCGCCTATGCGCAGGAAGCCCAGCGCCTCGGCGCCGCCGGCGTGCTGCTGCTGCCGCACTACCTGACCGAAGCCAGCCAGGACGGCATTGCCGCCCACGTGGAGGAAGTCTGCAAGGCGGTCGATATCGGCGTGATCGTCTACAACCGCGCCAACTCCAGGCTCAACGCCGACCAGCTGGCCCGCCTGGCCGGGCGCTGCCCCAACCTGATCGGCTTCAAGGACGGCGTCGGCGACATCGAGGCCATGGTCAGCATCCGCCGCAAGCTGGGCGACCGCTTCTCGTACCTGGGCGGCCTGCCCACCGCCGAGGTCTATGCCGCCGCCTACAAGGCGCTGGGCGTGCCGGTGTATTCGTCGGCGGTGTTCAACTTCATCCCGAAGACGGCGATGGACTTCTACCGCGCCATCGCCGCGGACGACCACGACACCGTGGGCCGGCTGATCGACGACTTCTTCCTGCCCTACCTGGCCATCCGCAACCGCAAGGCCGGCTATGCGGTGAGCATCGTCAAGGCCGGCGCGCGCCTGGTGGGCCGCGACGGCGGTCCCGTGCGCGCGCCGCTGACCGACCTGACCGGCGAGGAAATGGAGATGCTGGGCGCGCTGATCAACAAGCTCGGCCCGCAGTAA